Genomic segment of Bacteroides intestinalis DSM 17393:
TGCTGATTGGCTGAAGCGCGAACAGGTGCCGGGCATCACAGGTATCGATACGCGTGAGCTGACAAAGGTGCTCCGCGAACATGGCGTGATGATGGGGCGCATCGTTTTTGACGATGTCGAAAACGAAATTGACAATTCACAATTGACAATTGACAATTATGAGGATGTCAACTACGTAGACAGGGTTAGTTGCAAAGAGATTATTGTATATACTGGCAAAGAATCTCCCCTTCATTTTCCCATAACCACTCCCACAGCGCAGCTTAATTGTCAATTGTCAACTGTCAATTGTCAATTGAAGCGCGTAGTGCTTCTTGATTGTGGAGTGAAGAGCAATATCCTTCGCTGTCTGCTGAAGCGTGATGTGGAAGTCATCCGTGTGCCTTGGGATTATGATTATAATGAACTGGAGTTCGACGGACTTTTCATCAGTAATGGCCCGGGTGATCCGGATACCTGTGATGCTGCGGTGCAGAATATCCGCCGGGCAATGAAGAATGAAAAACTGCCTATCTTCGGTATCTGCATGGGAAATCAGTTGTTGAGCAAGGCAGGAGGAGCAAAGATATACAAGCTGAAATATGGTCATCGCAGTCACAACCAGCCAGTGCGTATGGTGGGCACGGAGCGTTGCTTCATCACTTCGCAGAATCATGGTTATGCAGTGGACAACACTACGCTGAC
This window contains:
- the carA gene encoding glutamine-hydrolyzing carbamoyl-phosphate synthase small subunit, whose amino-acid sequence is MRNVTLILDDGSRFHGKSFGYEKPVAGEVVFNTAMTGYPESLTDPSYAGQLMTLTYPLVGNYGVPPFTVEPNGLATFMESERIHAEAIIVSDYSEDFSHWNAVESLADWLKREQVPGITGIDTRELTKVLREHGVMMGRIVFDDVENEIDNSQLTIDNYEDVNYVDRVSCKEIIVYTGKESPLHFPITTPTAQLNCQLSTVNCQLKRVVLLDCGVKSNILRCLLKRDVEVIRVPWDYDYNELEFDGLFISNGPGDPDTCDAAVQNIRRAMKNEKLPIFGICMGNQLLSKAGGAKIYKLKYGHRSHNQPVRMVGTERCFITSQNHGYAVDNTTLTEDWEPLFINMNDGSNEGIRHKRNPWFSAQFHPEAASGPTDTEFLFDEFVKLL